A region of Curvibacter sp. AEP1-3 DNA encodes the following proteins:
- the glnA gene encoding type I glutamate--ammonia ligase, which yields MAKTVADVMKMVKENEVKFVDFRFTDTRGKQQHTTVPVSHFDEDKFTSGHAFDGSSIAGWKGIEASDMLLMPDPGTANIDPFFEETTLIMNCDVVEPADGKSYDRDPRSIAKRAEAYLKASGMGDTAYFGPEPEFFLFDGVRWSTDANNTFYEIEEYEAPWNTGSKLEGGNRGHRPTVKGGYFPVPPVDSTQDMRAEMSLILESLGIPVEVFHHEVAGAGQNEIGTKFSTLVERADWTMLQKYVVHNVANAYGKTATFMPKPYHGDNGSGMHVHQSVWKDGKNLFAGDGYAGLSDFALYYIGGIIKHARALNAITNPGTNSYKRLVPHFEAPVKLAYSAKNRSASIRIPFVANPKGRRVEARFPDPLMNPYLGFAALLMAGLDGVENKIHPGEAATKDLYHLPPEEDAKVPTVCHSLDQALEHLDKDRAFLTKGGVFTDSMIDAYIDLKMQEVTRYRMSVHPVEYDMYYSL from the coding sequence ATGGCCAAGACCGTCGCAGATGTGATGAAGATGGTGAAAGAGAACGAAGTCAAATTTGTTGACTTCCGTTTCACCGATACCCGTGGTAAGCAGCAGCACACCACTGTGCCTGTTTCGCATTTTGACGAAGACAAGTTCACCTCCGGCCACGCGTTCGACGGCTCCTCCATCGCCGGCTGGAAGGGAATCGAAGCTTCCGACATGTTGTTGATGCCCGATCCAGGCACAGCAAACATCGATCCTTTCTTCGAAGAAACCACCCTGATCATGAACTGCGATGTGGTGGAACCTGCCGACGGCAAGTCCTACGATCGCGATCCACGTTCCATCGCCAAGCGCGCAGAAGCCTACTTGAAGGCTTCCGGCATGGGCGACACCGCTTACTTCGGTCCCGAGCCAGAATTCTTCTTGTTTGACGGCGTGCGTTGGTCCACAGATGCCAACAACACCTTCTACGAAATCGAAGAGTACGAAGCTCCCTGGAACACCGGTTCCAAGCTCGAAGGCGGCAACCGCGGTCACCGTCCCACCGTCAAGGGTGGCTACTTCCCCGTTCCTCCCGTTGACAGCACGCAAGACATGCGCGCTGAGATGTCCCTGATCCTCGAATCCCTGGGCATCCCGGTTGAAGTGTTCCACCACGAAGTGGCGGGCGCTGGCCAGAACGAAATCGGCACCAAGTTCTCCACTTTGGTTGAGCGCGCTGACTGGACCATGTTGCAAAAGTACGTGGTGCACAACGTGGCCAATGCTTACGGCAAGACAGCTACTTTCATGCCCAAGCCTTACCACGGTGACAACGGTTCCGGCATGCACGTGCACCAGTCCGTGTGGAAAGACGGCAAGAACCTGTTCGCCGGCGACGGCTATGCAGGTCTGTCTGACTTCGCGCTGTACTACATCGGCGGCATCATCAAGCACGCACGTGCCCTGAACGCCATCACCAACCCAGGTACCAACAGCTACAAGCGCCTGGTTCCTCACTTCGAAGCTCCGGTCAAGTTGGCTTACTCTGCCAAGAACCGTTCCGCTTCCATCCGTATTCCTTTCGTGGCGAACCCCAAGGGCCGTCGCGTGGAAGCACGTTTCCCCGATCCATTGATGAACCCGTACCTGGGCTTCGCAGCCTTGCTGATGGCGGGTCTGGACGGCGTGGAAAACAAGATCCATCCCGGCGAAGCAGCCACCAAGGACCTCTACCATCTGCCTCCCGAGGAAGATGCAAAGGTGCCAACCGTGTGCCACAGCTTGGATCAAGCCTTGGAGCACTTGGACAAGGACCGCGCGTTCCTGACCAAGGGTGGTGTGTTCACTGATTCCATGATCGATGCCTACATCGACCTGAAGATGCAAGAAGTGACCCGCTACCGCATGTCTGTACACCCTGTCGAATACGACATGTACTACAGCCTGTAA
- the glnL gene encoding nitrogen regulation protein NR(II), whose amino-acid sequence MERFHSFDLLATLVAVVTADASVQFSNAALEDALGISRRTIIGSNFAEVFTEPAQLHSALEGALDNAFAALRYDALLKRNGLDAMPVHVIVTRTELSNDIIVEMVPQEQQTRQDREERLAEQAQTNKELIRNLAHEIKNPLGGIRGAAQLLEMEMESPELTEYTQVIIHEADRLQSLVDRLLAPHRRPHLVGDVNIHEVCERVRSLILAEFPKGLRVVRDYDTSIPEFRGDREQLIQTVLNIAHNACQALAERIAAGDGCVTFKTRVTRQITFGKQRYRLALELHVIDNGPGVPDSIRDRIFYPLVSGRDGGSGLGLTLAQTFVQQHHGLIEVDSVPGRTDFKILIPLP is encoded by the coding sequence ATGGAGCGCTTCCATTCTTTTGACTTGCTGGCCACGCTCGTGGCAGTGGTCACGGCCGATGCTTCGGTGCAGTTCTCGAACGCAGCCCTAGAGGATGCCTTGGGCATCTCGCGCCGGACCATCATCGGCTCCAACTTTGCCGAGGTGTTTACTGAGCCGGCCCAGCTGCACAGTGCCCTGGAGGGTGCGCTCGACAACGCGTTTGCGGCCTTGCGTTACGACGCTTTGCTCAAGCGCAACGGGCTCGATGCCATGCCCGTGCACGTGATCGTGACGCGTACGGAACTCTCCAATGACATCATTGTGGAAATGGTGCCCCAGGAGCAGCAGACCCGTCAGGACCGCGAAGAACGTCTGGCTGAACAGGCCCAGACCAATAAAGAGCTGATCCGCAACCTCGCCCACGAAATCAAGAACCCTTTGGGTGGCATTCGTGGCGCGGCGCAACTGCTCGAGATGGAGATGGAGTCTCCGGAGCTCACCGAGTACACGCAGGTCATCATCCATGAGGCGGATCGCCTGCAGAGTCTGGTAGACCGCCTGCTGGCTCCGCACCGCCGGCCTCACTTGGTGGGCGATGTGAATATTCACGAGGTGTGTGAGCGCGTGCGCTCCCTCATCCTTGCCGAGTTCCCCAAAGGCTTGCGGGTGGTGCGGGACTACGACACCTCCATCCCCGAGTTCCGGGGTGACCGCGAGCAGCTCATACAAACCGTGCTGAACATTGCCCACAATGCCTGCCAGGCCCTGGCCGAGCGCATTGCTGCGGGTGACGGTTGTGTGACATTCAAGACCCGCGTGACACGGCAGATCACCTTCGGCAAACAGCGTTACCGGTTGGCATTGGAATTGCATGTCATTGACAACGGACCTGGCGTGCCAGATTCGATCAGAGACCGCATTTTTTACCCGCTGGTGTCGGGCAGGGATGGCGGATCCGGACTGGGGCTCACACTGGCGCAAACCTTTGTTCAGCA